A region of Desulfosporosinus sp. Sb-LF DNA encodes the following proteins:
- a CDS encoding 3-hydroxyacyl-CoA dehydrogenase NAD-binding domain-containing protein, which yields MKIKKIGVLGAGTMGAGIAQVSVQAGYSVVLIDVVPEIVEKAVNGLNKAWAKAVEKGKLTAETVADYKALLVSSTDINDFSDVDIVIEAIVENIEIKKKVQKQLGDICKADAILATNTSALSITEIAAATNRPDKVLGMHFFNPVVMMKLVEVIPGVVTTEDVVQTVIELAKKIGKEPVLAKESPGFIVNRILVPYINEAANVFQEGIASAAEIDKAMKLGAGMPMGPLELADLVGIDIILAVCEFFVKEFADSKYRPSLAFRQKVRAGHLGKKTGKGFYDYN from the coding sequence GTGAAAATTAAGAAAATCGGCGTATTAGGGGCTGGCACCATGGGCGCGGGAATTGCTCAAGTAAGCGTTCAAGCAGGATATAGTGTGGTTTTAATAGATGTAGTACCAGAAATAGTGGAAAAGGCCGTTAATGGGTTAAACAAAGCATGGGCTAAAGCGGTGGAAAAAGGGAAATTGACCGCCGAAACCGTAGCTGATTATAAGGCTCTGCTCGTAAGCAGTACAGATATTAACGATTTTAGCGATGTCGATATTGTCATCGAAGCGATTGTAGAGAACATTGAGATAAAGAAAAAAGTCCAAAAGCAACTGGGTGATATTTGTAAGGCTGATGCCATTTTAGCGACCAATACCTCAGCGCTAAGTATTACGGAAATCGCGGCAGCTACCAACCGACCTGACAAAGTGTTGGGAATGCATTTCTTCAATCCGGTAGTCATGATGAAATTAGTGGAAGTAATTCCGGGCGTTGTAACAACCGAAGATGTTGTGCAAACAGTCATAGAATTGGCCAAGAAAATTGGCAAAGAACCAGTACTCGCTAAAGAAAGTCCTGGCTTCATTGTTAACCGTATCTTGGTTCCCTATATAAATGAAGCTGCTAACGTTTTCCAGGAAGGTATCGCTTCAGCTGCAGAAATCGATAAGGCTATGAAACTGGGTGCAGGAATGCCTATGGGTCCCTTGGAGTTGGCAGACCTGGTTGGAATCGATATTATTTTGGCAGTCTGCGAATTTTTCGTCAAAGAATTTGCCGATTCCAAATACCGTCCATCGTTGGCATTTAGACAAAAAGTACGGGCTGGACACCTAGGCAAGAAGACTGGCAAGGGCTTCTATGACTACAATTAG
- a CDS encoding enoyl-CoA hydratase-related protein — MQFDNLILEKEDDLAILYINRPKAMNALNAEALYELEEAIKEVKADPNVKVMIVTGMGDKSFVAGADISFILPLSPAEGRFFSDLGERVMRQFELLEKPVIAAVNGFALGGGCELAMSCDMRLASETAVFALPEVGLGVIPGFGGTQRLPRLIGEGRAKELTFTAEVINAQEAYRLGLVNHVYPLDQLMDQAKKLARKIAAKAPLAVGYAKFAINKGLQVDIETAMSIESDMFGMCCATADKSEGMSAFVEKRKPKFMGK; from the coding sequence ATGCAATTCGATAACCTCATTTTGGAAAAAGAAGATGATCTAGCCATACTTTATATTAACCGACCTAAAGCCATGAATGCTCTCAACGCTGAAGCCTTATACGAGTTGGAAGAAGCTATTAAAGAGGTAAAAGCGGATCCAAACGTCAAGGTTATGATCGTGACTGGAATGGGGGACAAATCATTTGTGGCCGGGGCTGACATCTCGTTTATACTTCCACTTTCTCCAGCTGAGGGAAGATTCTTCTCAGATCTAGGAGAACGAGTAATGCGGCAGTTTGAACTTCTGGAAAAACCTGTTATCGCAGCTGTCAACGGCTTTGCACTGGGCGGGGGGTGTGAATTGGCCATGTCTTGCGACATGAGACTAGCCTCGGAAACTGCAGTTTTTGCTTTACCTGAAGTAGGGCTTGGCGTTATACCCGGCTTTGGAGGAACACAAAGGCTTCCGCGTTTGATAGGTGAAGGGCGTGCTAAAGAACTTACGTTCACCGCCGAGGTAATCAATGCCCAAGAAGCGTACCGCTTAGGTTTGGTCAACCATGTTTATCCTCTCGACCAGTTGATGGACCAAGCCAAGAAACTTGCCAGGAAAATTGCCGCCAAGGCTCCACTTGCAGTTGGTTATGCCAAATTTGCCATCAATAAAGGCTTGCAGGTCGATATTGAAACTGCTATGAGCATTGAGTCGGATATGTTCGGGATGTGCTGTGCTACCGCTGATAAGTCTGAAGGAATGAGTGCTTTTGTTGAAAAAAGAAAACCGAAGTTTATGGGTAAGTAA
- a CDS encoding acetyl-CoA hydrolase/transferase C-terminal domain-containing protein encodes MDYKSEYERKFVSADEAVKVVKSGDLVHYGEFMMASHVLDAALAKRKDELEGVIIRTVTCPFPPQTVINDPERKHFIYNDWHFSGASRKLHDKNLCNYIPLNYHEGPSFYDRGYVPVDVALIKVTPPDQHGYVNLGTSNSITHAVCDAAKIVIAEVNESVPRCLGGSRETLHVSEIDYFVQGDNRPLIQLPAASISDVDKTIASIILGQIEDGACLQLGIGAMPNAVGAMIAQSDLKDLGVHTEMLVDSFVDMYEAGRINGLRKQLDKGKMVYTFAMGSNKLYNFLNNNPNCASYPVDYTNDPDIICQNDNMICINNAIEVDLFGQVASESSGIRHISGTGGQLDYIYGSYKSKGGKGLICLTSTFTDKEGKMQSRIKPTLTQGAIVTVPRSINYYVVTEYGIAMLKAKSTWERAEALINIAHPDLREELIKEAEANKIWVRSNKIS; translated from the coding sequence TTGGATTATAAGAGCGAGTACGAGCGCAAATTCGTCTCGGCTGATGAGGCGGTAAAGGTTGTTAAATCAGGCGATCTTGTTCATTACGGAGAATTTATGATGGCTTCTCATGTGTTGGATGCAGCTTTGGCCAAGAGAAAAGATGAATTAGAAGGGGTCATCATTCGAACCGTTACCTGTCCTTTTCCACCGCAAACGGTTATCAATGATCCGGAAAGAAAGCATTTCATTTATAATGACTGGCACTTCAGTGGAGCGAGTAGAAAGCTCCATGATAAAAATTTGTGCAACTATATACCGCTCAACTATCACGAAGGCCCCAGTTTTTATGACCGGGGTTATGTCCCTGTTGACGTAGCCTTGATCAAGGTTACGCCTCCCGATCAACATGGCTATGTGAACTTGGGGACCTCTAATTCCATTACTCATGCTGTCTGTGACGCTGCTAAAATAGTGATTGCCGAAGTCAATGAGTCCGTACCGAGATGCCTGGGTGGCTCAAGGGAGACCTTACATGTATCCGAAATAGACTATTTTGTTCAGGGCGACAATCGACCCCTGATTCAGCTTCCTGCAGCATCGATATCCGATGTGGATAAAACAATCGCCTCAATAATTCTAGGACAAATCGAGGATGGTGCCTGCCTGCAGTTAGGGATTGGAGCTATGCCTAATGCAGTGGGTGCCATGATAGCCCAATCAGATTTAAAAGACCTAGGCGTTCATACCGAAATGCTAGTAGATTCATTTGTGGATATGTACGAAGCTGGAAGAATTAATGGCCTGCGCAAACAATTAGACAAAGGTAAGATGGTCTATACCTTTGCCATGGGTAGCAATAAGCTCTATAATTTTTTAAATAATAATCCAAATTGTGCAAGTTACCCGGTCGATTATACTAACGATCCAGATATAATTTGTCAAAATGACAACATGATCTGCATTAACAACGCGATAGAAGTGGATCTCTTTGGTCAGGTCGCATCAGAGTCATCAGGAATTAGGCATATTTCAGGAACCGGCGGCCAGTTAGACTATATTTATGGCTCCTATAAATCCAAGGGAGGTAAGGGCCTGATCTGTCTTACCTCTACCTTCACGGATAAAGAGGGAAAGATGCAATCACGTATCAAGCCCACTCTGACGCAGGGGGCGATTGTGACCGTTCCTAGGAGTATCAATTATTATGTGGTCACTGAATACGGTATAGCCATGCTTAAGGCAAAGAGTACGTGGGAAAGAGCCGAAGCTTTGATAAATATTGCTCATCCTGATTTACGCGAGGAACTCATCAAAGAAGCGGAGGCCAATAAAATTTGGGTAAGATCCAACAAGATATCCTAA